A genome region from Setaria italica strain Yugu1 chromosome III, Setaria_italica_v2.0, whole genome shotgun sequence includes the following:
- the LOC101768775 gene encoding paired amphipathic helix protein Sin3-like 5 — MVQEMAPCGEDLLERALKTHGKEAVGFLILAKSILSVETYKELIKAAREIVNRSSCTEGGITAKKCEEILSEVFVGETHILKCFHHFLQGRGPSYDHNSQALQGAISFLVNVKMSPNMSNEDYEDLLATLTQCMAPKTMEIEDIYGKVKRAMHQCPELIKTFETYLPDSLRVTLLNDEQSCRSPKTSPTDKAVLCFTPDANHSLDGNRMKTTNIKYNVSQVSYPHDQNLKETEYNFRQRHTQGIPDSFETPTKGNEETLQAEEYKGDKTDPLPDWSPLRENELPPKVNLDTCTRCTTSYYLLPKNCLTLKSSYRTELGQSIFNDTTVSATSGREDCFKFRTKNHYEENIFKCEDDMFESDMLLQRYKATADFIGNLQDHVDSDMKIQEHLTPLHRRCIEQLYDEHGLDMLDALWEKIDTSTALVILHSRLNQKIDDLSEARLSLNKTCSNIIANNYHRSLDHRSSSFKQLDKRRMGPKALLAEAREINMARLNNGDRHLSSAYNNQSSLISKNVLKDTDLHIHKDIDLHIHKDIDRMVRCASKSCPSELKPMMIWTKLVQPFVSINYQLPESNGTVASKEACEYCGLGKTFRRSIPDSSFANNIPLPSKRGGYLVNTSNKSASMHDAYQTEIEEGEFIPDVGNIQLGSITGPGNGAASCDVAAPSEDGSSFRCLGNKSAVHHESREGCNVEMGSLAYSKRTAEPHCVKSGVPCCSLAVLLRLHQILYERLLVAKVLSRKARAEAPSRDSLTCDVYAGFKEELFNLLTGSTNSSNFEKYCLTFLGPKSYVLFTLNEVIGRVIKQLCKICPCAEDNSLLQSHEKVRGPDPPKDLSHHQNARSSPARPTNVSLEQDHHEEGEKGSNKPLDDTVKPMQNHFQRRKRRKLETGVPSISQPGADGSNS; from the exons ATGGTCCAGGAAATGGCGCCTTGCGGCGAAGATCTGCTCGAAAGGGCACTTAAGACGCACGGTAAGGAGGCTGTGGGGTTCCTCATCCTGGCTAAGTCCATACTCAGTGTTGAAACGTACAAGGAGCTCATCAAAGCAGCACGGGAGATTGTTAACCGAAG TTCATGTACTGAAGGTGGAATCACGGCCAAAAAATGCGAAGAGATTCTGTCGGAAGTGTTTGTTGGCGAAACTCACATCCTAAAGTGCTTCCATCACTTTCTCCAAGGGCGTGGTCCCTCCTACGACCACAACAGCCAGGCTTTACAGGGTGCAATCTCTTTCCTTGTGAATGTGAAG ATGTCCCCTAATATGTCCAATGAAGATTACGAGGATTTACTGGCCACGCTGACTCAGTGTATGGCCCCAAAGACCATGGAAATTGAAGACATTTATGGAAAG GTAAAGAGAGCCATGCATCAGTGCCCAGAGTTAATAAAAACCTTCGAAACTTATCTGCCTGATAGCCTAAGGGTTACTTTACTAAATGATGAACAATCTTGCAGAAGTCCAAAGACTAGTCCTACTGACAAG GCAGTTTTATGCTTTACTCCAGATGCAAATCATAGCTTGGATGGTAACCGAATGAAAACAACCAATATCAAATATAATGTATCTCAAGTGAGCTATCCCCATGATCAAAACCTTAAAGAAACTGAGTACAATTTCAGGCAGAGACATACCCAGGGGATCCCTGACTCCTTTGAAACACCTACCAAAG GTAATGAAGAAACTCTTCAAGCGGAAGAGTACAAGGGAGACAAAACTGATCCCTTACCAGACTGGAGTCCCTTGAGAGAAAATGAATTACCCCCAAAAGTGAACCTCGATACGTGCACACGTTGCACTACTAGCTATTACCTACTACCAAAGAAT TGTTTAACGCTAAAATCAAGTTACCGGACCGAGCTGGGACAGTCTATATTCAATGACACAACAGTTTCTGCTACCTCTGGGAGGGAGGATTGCTTTAAATTCAGAACTAAAAATCATTATGAAGAAAATATTTTCAAATGTGAAGACGACAT GTTTGAGAGTGACATGCTATTGCAGCGCTACAAAGCAACTGCTGACTTTATTGGAAATCTGCAAGACCATGTTGACAGTGATATGAAAATTCAAGAGCATCTAACTC CCTTACATAGGAGGTGCATTGAACAGTTATACGATGAACATGGCCTCGACATGCTTGATGCACTGTGGGAGAAAATTGATACCAGTACGGCTCTTGTCATTCTACATTCTCGTTTAAATCAGAAGATAGACGATTTGTCAGAGGCACGGTTATCTTTGAATAAAACCTGCTCCAATATTATTGCCAATAATTACCACAGATCACTTGATCATCGAAGCTCCTCCTTCAAACAATTGGATAAAAGGAGGATGGGCCCAAAAG CTTTGCTTGCTGAAGCCAGAGAAATTAATATGGCAAGGTTGAACAATGGGGATAGACATCTTTCTTCTGCTTATAATAATCAATCAAGTTTGATTTCGAAAAATGTACTTAAAGATACTGATCTTCACATCCACAAGGACATAGATCTTCACATCCACAAGGACATAGACAGGATGGTTCGTTGTGCCTCCAAAAGTTGTCCTTCTGAACTAAAGCCAATGATGATTTGGACAAAATTAGTTCAGCCATTTGTTTCTATTAATTATCAGTTACCAGAATCGAATGGCACTGTAGCTTCCAAAGAAGCTTGTGAATATTGTGGTCTTGGCAAAACTTTTCGCAGGAGCATACCTGACTCCTCGTTTGCTAATAATATTCCTTTACCTTCAAAG AGAGGTGGATATCTTGTAAATACGTCCAATAAGTCTGCTTCTATGCATGACGCTTATCAGACAGAGATTGAGGAGGGTGAATTTATACCTGATGTCGGAAACATCCAGTTGGGGTCCATAACTGGACCTGGGAATGGAGCAGCAAGTTGTGATGTTGCTGCTCCCAGTGAAGATGGGTCGAGTTTTCGGTGCTTGGGCAATAAATCTGCAGTGCATCATGAATCAAGAGAAGGCTGCAATGTAGAAATGGGCAGTTTAGCATATTCCAAAAGAACAGCTGAACCGCATTGTGTGAAAAGCGGTGTACCTTGTTGTTCTCTGGCTGTGCTCTTGAGGCTTCACCAG ATTTTGTATGAGAGACTACTGGTAGCAAAGGTTCTTTCGAGAAAAGCTAGGGCTGAAGCTCCCTCTCGAGATTCACTCACTTGTGATGTATATGCCGG GTTTAAGGAGGAACTCTTTAACCTACTAACAGGCTCTACTAACAGTTCCAACTTTGAGAAGTACTGCCTGACTTTCCTTGGGCCGAAATCCTATGTACTTTTTACTCTAAATGAGGTGATAGGCCGGGTTATTAAGCAG CTCTGCAAAATTTGTCCATGTGCTGAAGACAACTCGCTTCTTCAGTCCCATGAGAAAGTGAGAGGACCAGACCCACCCAAAGATTTGTCCCATCATCAAAATGCAAGAAGC TCTCCGGCTCGTCCAACAAATGTATCACTGGAGCAAGACCATCATGAGGAGGGGGAGAAAGGTAGCAATAAGCCTCTCGATGACACTGTTAAGCCGATGCAGAACCATTTTCAGAGAAG GAAAAGGCGGAAGCTGGAGACGGGTGTACCGAGCATATCTCAGCCTGGCGCTGATGGTTCAAACTCGTAG
- the LOC101773055 gene encoding bidirectional sugar transporter SWEET5 translates to MVNADAVRNIVGICGNIISFGLFLSPLPTFVQIVKKRDVEQFVPDPYLATFLNCALWVFYGLPIVHPNSILVVTINGTGLAIEVVYLSVFFAYAPRPKRLKMLGVLAVELVFVVAIAAGVLLGAHTHEKRSLIVGSVCIFFGTLMYAAPLTVMKRVITTKSVEYMPFTLSFVSFLNGICWTTYALIRFDIFITIPNGIGTFLSSAQLILYFCYYGSTPKNDKSVELPVTASDDSNN, encoded by the exons atgGTGAACGCCGACGCCGTCCGCAACATCGTCGGCATCTGCG GCAACATCATCTCGTTCGGGCTGTTCCTGTCGCCGCTGCCGACGTTCGTGCAGATCGTGAAGAAGCGCGACGTGGAGCAGTTCGTGCCGGACCCGTACCTAGCGACGTTCCTCAACTGCGCGCTGTGGGTGTTCTACGGGCTCCCCATCGTGCACCCAAACAGCATCCTCGTCGTCACCATCAACGGCACGGGGCTCGCCATCGAGGTCGTCTACCTCTCCGTCTTCTTCGCCTACGCGCCCAGGCCCAAGCGCCTCAAGATGCTCGGCGTCCTCGCCGTGGAGCTCGTCTTCGTCGTCGCCATCGCCGCGGGGGTGCTCCTCGGCGCCCACACCCACGAGAAGCGCTCGCTCATCGTCGGCAGcgtctgcatcttcttcggcacGCTCATGTACGCCGCGCCGCTCACCGTCATGAAGCGGGTCATCACCACCAAGAGCGTCGAGTACATGCCATTCACGCTCTCCTTTGTCAGCTTCCTCAACGGCATCTGCTGGACGACCTACGCGCTCATCCGCTTCGACATCTTCATCACG ATCCCGAATGGCATAGGAACGTTTCTGAGCTCTGCGCAGCTGATCCTCTACTTCTGCTACTACGGGTCGACGCCCAAGAACGACAAGAGCGTGGAGTTGCCGGTGACGGCCAGCGACGACAGCAACAACTAG
- the LOC101769186 gene encoding uncharacterized protein LOC101769186 — MAAGYAEELLGRVSSLVETCTRRVSRATRRLLRHRKTRPPPALCARGAAIDKKGGEVALWSRRILMGERCQPLDFAGAIHYDSSGRRLARPPTPRSASSLSCRSCDASYLEHADA; from the coding sequence atGGCGGCGGGCTACGCGGAGGAGCTCCTGGGCAGGGTGTCGAGCCTGGTGGAGACGTGCACCCGGCGCGTGTCGCGCGCCACCCGTCGTCTCCTCCGGCACCGGAagacgaggccgccgccggcgctgtgcgcgcgcggcgcggccatcGACAAGAAGGGCGGCGAGGTGGCGCTGTGGAGCCGGCGGATCCTGATGGGGGAGCGGTGCCAGCCGCTGGACTTCGCGGGCGCCATCCACTACGACAGCtccgggcggcggctggcgcggccgcCCACGCCGCGCTCCGCGTCCTCCCTGTCCTGCCGCTCCTGCGACGCCAGCTACCTGGAGCACGCCGACGCCTGA
- the LOC101769594 gene encoding uncharacterized protein LOC101769594, producing the protein MAGGKATYYAVLGVARDASATEIRSAWRRLSLERALARYLEIQEAYKVLSDRERKAMYDAGLRMQMQFDAATQNGADKEGRGPNNMDELTAMMDRMKTDSEESDGEPRPAAAGGAGRPGKKGSSSPSSPATVRIDLSVKFTPAAGTSRGGGPSGPRRPARPRKTMLDPVLGRKLRWRKD; encoded by the exons ATGGCCGGTGGCAAGGCGACGTACTACGCGGTGCTGGGCGTGGCGCGGGACGCGTCCGCCACCGAGATCCGCTCGGCGTGGCGCAGGCTGTCGCTG GAGCGAGCCCTGGCCAGGTACCTGGAGATCCAGGAGGCCTACAAGG TGCTCTCCGACCGGGAAAGGAAGGCCATGTATGACGCGGGGCTCcgcatgcagatgcagttcgacgCTGCCACCCAAAACGGCGCTGATAAG GAGGGTCGTGGCCCCAACAACATGGACGAGCTGACGGCCATGATGGACAGGATGAAGACCGACAGCGAGGAGTCCGATGGCGAGCCTCGCCCGGCTGCGGCGGGAGGAGCAGGGAGGCCAGGGAAGAAGGGCAGCTCCtccccctcgtcgccggctacGGTGCGGATCGACCTGTCCGTCAAGTTCACCCCCGCGGCGGGGaccagccgcggcggcggcccctcgGGCCCGCGCCGCCCTGCCCGCCCGCGCAAGACGATGCTGGACCCTGTCCTTGGGCGCAAGCTGCGGTGGCGCAAAGACTAG